Proteins encoded by one window of Pecten maximus chromosome 15, xPecMax1.1, whole genome shotgun sequence:
- the LOC117343086 gene encoding heparan sulfate glucosamine 3-O-sulfotransferase 1-like, with protein MIMVSKDKVHLLYNDVEKEMHVSRSGFYRKVSRYKTLGCVFIVVVATLLITSACLSEKFCWRERTCELPPVPVQDSSHVCKKLQDGSPRKKFPEALIIGVRKAGTGAMRFYLDMHPYVEIASAEINFFDFEYENGYEWYKNQLPMALDGQLTMEKTSNYFHNKKTIQRIYNMSSSVKMIVVVREPVERSVSDYIQRKLKKSENDEISYPSFEEFVIDPSTGEVDASEKIIKPSIYHKHVVKWLKYFPLENLHFVDGGNLILNPYDEVKKVESFLGIPHCLTRDKFVFSSTKGFYCIKKNKGRREETKCLPETKGRPHPPVDPDVLRKLKVFFKPLNEKFFRTIGRSFNW; from the coding sequence ATGATCATGGTATCCAAAGATAAGGTTCATTTGCTGTACAACGACGTAGAAAAGGAAATGCACGTGTCGCGAAGCGGATTTTATCGCAAAGTCTCGCGATATAAGACACTAGGATGTGTGTTCATTGTTGTGGTTGCTACACTTTTGATCACTTCAGCATGCCTTTCTGAGAAATTTTGTTGGCGTGAACGAACGTGTGAGCTTCCACCGGTTCCAGTTCAGGATTCGTCACATGTGTGTAAGAAACTACAGGACGGAAGTCCGAGGAAGAAATTTCCGGAAGCACTTATTATCGGTGTAAGGAAAGCAGGCACGGGGGCCATGCGCTTCTATCTAGATATGCATCCGTACGTGGAAATTGCAAGTGctgaaattaatttctttgatTTTGAATATGAGAATGGATATGAGTGGTATAAAAACCAGTTACCAATGGCATTGGACGGTCAATTAACAATGGAAAAAACAAGTAATTATTTCCATAACAAAAAAACTATCCAACGGATTTATAACATGAGTTCATCTGTAAAGATGATTGTGGTTGTCCGTGAGCCCGTGGAACGGTCCGTGTCTGATTATATACAGAGGAAGCTCAAGAAGAGCGAGAATGATGAAATCAGTTATCCATCGTTTGAAGAATTCGTTATCGATCCCAGTACGGGCGAGGTGGATGCATCTGAAAAGATCATTAAACCTTCAATTTACCACAAACACGTAGTGAAATGGCTTAAGTACTTTCCCTTGGAAAACTTACACTTCGTGGATGGTGGTAATTTGATTCTGAATCCATATGATGAAGTGAAAAAGGTAGAAAGCTTTCTGGGAATACCTCACTGTTTAACACGAGATAAGTTCGTTTTCAGCTCAACAAAAGGCTTCTACTGCATTAAAAAGAACAAAGGTCGCAGGGaagaaacaaaatgtttacCGGAAACTAAAGGAAGACCACACCCACCTGTCGATCCGGACGTGTTGCGCAAACTAAAAGTCTTCTTTAAACCTCTGAACGAGAAGTTTTTCCGGACGATCGGTCGCTCTTTCAACTGGTGA